Proteins from a single region of Candidatus Thermoplasmatota archaeon:
- a CDS encoding 30S ribosomal protein S4 produces MGDPKFSRRKFEKPNHPWEAERIKEENEIVKKYGLKNKREVWKAASQLRTFRGQARMLLGRKFTGNPQVAREERELLSRLHRLGMVGEQAQLDDVLALNLETVLTRRLETIVYLRGLASTPNQARQLIGHGHIAVNGRILRVPGYIVPRGEEPLVSYAPSSPLTSEAHPVRPKPRPVAAPPSEAPREERPAGRGRPERPRRAQPEGGSTPDAPAPEPAPSPESPSETPEGPQ; encoded by the coding sequence ATGGGCGACCCCAAGTTTTCCCGGCGCAAGTTCGAGAAGCCCAACCACCCGTGGGAGGCCGAGCGCATCAAGGAGGAGAACGAGATCGTCAAGAAGTACGGTCTCAAGAACAAGCGCGAGGTCTGGAAGGCGGCCTCGCAGCTTCGCACCTTCCGCGGCCAGGCGCGCATGCTCCTGGGCCGCAAGTTCACCGGCAACCCGCAGGTCGCGCGCGAGGAGCGGGAGCTCCTCTCCCGCCTGCACCGCCTGGGCATGGTGGGCGAGCAGGCGCAGCTCGACGACGTGCTCGCGCTCAACCTCGAGACCGTGCTCACGCGCCGGCTCGAGACGATCGTGTACCTGAGGGGCCTTGCCTCCACGCCAAACCAGGCGCGCCAGCTCATCGGCCACGGACACATCGCCGTGAACGGCCGCATCCTGCGCGTGCCCGGCTACATCGTGCCGCGCGGCGAGGAACCCCTCGTCTCGTACGCGCCAAGCTCGCCGCTCACGAGCGAGGCCCACCCGGTCCGGCCCAAGCCGCGGCCCGTCGCTGCGCCTCCGTCCGAGGCCCCGCGCGAGGAGCGGCCCGCCGGCCGCGGACGGCCCGAGCGCCCGCGTCGAGCCCAACCCGAAGGCGGAAGCACCCCCGACGCGCCCGCGCCTGAGCCTGCGCCGTCGCCTGAGTCCCCGTCCGAGACCCCGGAGGGTCCGCAATGA
- a CDS encoding M14 family zinc carboxypeptidase, with product MRAWAILGTMLLASGAAAAASVAIEPLAPESEPIGPVWPYHTWETLTLRLQELVAAHPDIARLHSAGKSVLGFDLWVVEIADFLNADKRPLEGREVVWLDGGTHANEQLGMMLAYLWVEHLLTQYGSDPTATWIVENRHTYILPMVNPDGNHMDSRWNAHGVNINRNYPVGWGQVNERVVGNYPGPYAMSEPETRAVVDWLHKVKPDYFNSFHTGVDMMLYPVGYAEIPAKDDAIFARICQELGETDPSFCGPVYSTIYPASGIAVDTAYFDVGAVAWTYEVSREAFAYWSLEDPRIRMDRYWRGVEHAFLNVHKYGAHLSLVGLSLLDGEASAVVQAVVENDGYADLAWADVTVYLPGGEATKTSIMGLPSGERATLRFAVPRTTAAHAGELALGFEYVKRLQGEPLRSAYEVFAVEVVEGRLQIVETAGVPILDELAFSEAPVDLPSPAGVAALAVLGLSAMAIRRRSA from the coding sequence ATGCGGGCGTGGGCGATCCTGGGGACGATGCTGCTGGCTTCCGGCGCGGCGGCCGCGGCGTCGGTTGCGATCGAGCCGCTTGCGCCGGAGTCCGAGCCCATCGGCCCGGTCTGGCCCTACCACACGTGGGAGACGCTCACGCTGCGGCTTCAGGAGCTCGTGGCGGCGCACCCGGACATCGCGCGCCTCCACTCGGCCGGCAAGAGCGTCCTTGGGTTTGACCTGTGGGTTGTCGAGATCGCCGACTTCCTCAACGCGGACAAGCGTCCGCTCGAAGGCCGCGAGGTCGTGTGGCTCGACGGCGGCACGCACGCCAACGAGCAGCTGGGCATGATGCTTGCCTACCTCTGGGTCGAGCATCTCCTCACGCAGTATGGCTCCGATCCGACGGCCACCTGGATCGTCGAGAACCGTCACACCTACATCCTGCCCATGGTGAACCCCGATGGCAACCACATGGACAGCCGGTGGAACGCCCACGGCGTCAACATCAACCGCAACTACCCCGTCGGCTGGGGCCAGGTGAACGAGCGCGTCGTCGGCAACTACCCGGGCCCTTACGCCATGAGCGAGCCCGAGACGCGCGCGGTCGTGGACTGGCTGCACAAGGTCAAGCCGGACTACTTCAACAGCTTCCACACCGGCGTGGACATGATGCTCTACCCGGTCGGCTACGCCGAGATCCCGGCCAAGGACGACGCGATCTTCGCGCGCATCTGCCAGGAGCTGGGCGAGACGGACCCCTCCTTCTGCGGCCCGGTCTACTCGACGATCTACCCGGCAAGCGGCATCGCCGTGGACACCGCCTACTTCGACGTGGGCGCCGTCGCGTGGACGTACGAGGTGAGCCGCGAGGCCTTCGCCTACTGGAGCCTGGAAGATCCCCGCATCCGCATGGACCGCTACTGGCGCGGCGTCGAGCACGCGTTTCTCAACGTGCACAAGTACGGCGCGCACCTCTCGCTCGTCGGGCTCTCGCTGCTCGACGGCGAGGCGTCGGCCGTCGTGCAGGCCGTCGTCGAGAACGACGGCTACGCCGACCTCGCGTGGGCGGACGTCACCGTCTACCTGCCCGGTGGAGAGGCCACGAAGACCTCGATCATGGGCCTTCCAAGCGGCGAGCGCGCCACGCTGCGTTTTGCCGTCCCGCGCACGACCGCGGCCCACGCGGGCGAGCTTGCCTTGGGCTTCGAGTACGTGAAGCGCTTGCAGGGCGAACCGCTGCGGAGCGCCTACGAGGTGTTCGCCGTGGAGGTCGTGGAGGGCAGGCTGCAGATCGTGGAAACGGCAGGCGTGCCGATCCTCGACGAGTTGGCGTTCTCGGAAGCGCCCGTGGACCTGCCATCCCCGGCGGGAGTCGCGGCCCTTGCCGTGCTCGGGCTGTCGGCCATGGCGATCCGCCGACGATCCGCGTAG
- a CDS encoding 30S ribosomal protein S13: protein MADKNEKAEKPEKPEGKPAKPDGKEGKDGKKGKEGGDKKPPVSAKTEKPDFKYIVRIANTDLNGQHRIEVALSHIRGVGPRTAGIVADRVGVARNEKIGNLSDEQVTVLETTVGSLATLLPPWLANRRSDYETGENLHLNGTDLDTRLRDDLNRLKKIRSYKGVRHETGQKVRGQRSRSNGRTGLTMGVQRKAILQAAAGKKEEGAKEEAKPAAAKPAAGAAKPAAAGAAKPAAGGAKPAEKK, encoded by the coding sequence ATGGCCGACAAGAACGAGAAGGCGGAAAAGCCGGAGAAGCCCGAAGGCAAGCCTGCAAAGCCCGACGGCAAGGAAGGGAAGGACGGAAAGAAGGGCAAGGAGGGCGGCGACAAGAAGCCCCCCGTGTCCGCGAAGACCGAGAAACCGGACTTCAAGTACATCGTCCGCATCGCCAACACCGACCTGAACGGCCAGCACCGCATCGAAGTCGCCCTTTCGCACATCCGCGGCGTCGGCCCCCGCACGGCGGGCATCGTGGCCGACCGCGTGGGCGTTGCCCGCAACGAGAAGATCGGGAACTTGAGCGACGAGCAGGTGACGGTCCTTGAGACCACGGTCGGCTCGCTCGCGACGCTGCTTCCCCCGTGGCTTGCCAACCGTCGCAGCGACTACGAGACCGGCGAGAACCTGCATTTGAACGGCACGGACCTCGACACGAGGCTCCGCGACGACCTCAACCGCTTGAAGAAGATCCGCAGCTACAAGGGCGTGCGGCACGAGACGGGCCAGAAGGTCCGAGGCCAACGCTCGCGCAGCAACGGCCGCACGGGCCTCACCATGGGCGTCCAGCGCAAGGCCATCTTGCAAGCCGCCGCCGGCAAGAAGGAGGAGGGCGCGAAGGAGGAGGCGAAGCCAGCGGCCGCGAAGCCCGCGGCCGGAGCGGCCAAGCCGGCCGCAGCCGGAGCCGCCAAGCCTGCCGCAGGCGGCGCAAAGCCCGCGGAGAAGAAGTGA
- a CDS encoding TlpA disulfide reductase family protein has protein sequence MTGLRRWLALAVLSVVAAALPLALLLPGEDRLEPAAVDPGARSAPEEAASAFEPLRDVLLQGRFVMAAGLEVPTQRYEFAVEREYGMLRFDLAGAQGAGWVAALRNFRLLDPEGREVVSAKGRDYEYAFPSALGDRPFTLATHARPIVGTYRMVFEGVSSPFDFTVLGLTDVAADFLLSDVLGKGQVRLWDLRGKVVLVETFHEWCEPCREEVHSLAPLYDEFPREAFEILLVDLAQAPEGDLRSLATRYGWTFWVGGDDGTVKPNYGGSKLTSFTIVDQDGLLAWRHDGFAVDPETVRGVVAGLLANE, from the coding sequence ATGACCGGCTTGCGTCGTTGGCTTGCCCTTGCGGTCTTGTCGGTCGTCGCCGCCGCCTTGCCCCTTGCCCTCCTTCTTCCGGGCGAGGATCGGCTTGAGCCCGCCGCCGTGGACCCGGGCGCGAGGAGTGCGCCGGAGGAGGCGGCGAGCGCCTTCGAGCCGCTGCGGGACGTCTTGCTGCAGGGGCGCTTCGTGATGGCCGCGGGTCTGGAGGTTCCGACGCAACGCTACGAGTTCGCGGTGGAACGCGAGTACGGCATGCTGCGGTTTGACCTCGCGGGCGCTCAGGGCGCCGGTTGGGTCGCTGCGTTGCGGAATTTCCGTCTGCTCGATCCCGAAGGTCGCGAGGTGGTCTCCGCCAAGGGCCGGGACTACGAATACGCATTCCCCTCCGCGCTGGGCGACCGTCCCTTCACGCTTGCCACGCACGCACGCCCGATCGTCGGGACCTACCGCATGGTCTTCGAGGGCGTCTCGTCGCCGTTTGACTTCACCGTCCTTGGCCTCACGGACGTGGCCGCCGACTTCCTCCTCTCCGACGTGCTTGGCAAGGGGCAAGTCCGGCTTTGGGACCTTCGCGGCAAGGTCGTGCTCGTGGAGACCTTCCACGAGTGGTGCGAGCCCTGCCGCGAGGAAGTGCACTCGCTTGCGCCCCTCTACGACGAGTTTCCGCGCGAAGCGTTCGAGATTCTCCTCGTCGACCTTGCGCAGGCCCCCGAAGGCGACCTTCGTTCGCTTGCCACGCGCTACGGCTGGACCTTCTGGGTCGGGGGCGACGACGGCACCGTGAAGCCGAACTACGGCGGAAGCAAGCTCACGTCCTTCACGATCGTGGACCAAGACGGGCTCCTTGCGTGGAGGCACGACGGGTTTGCAGTCGACCCCGAAACGGTCCGAGGCGTCGTTGCGGGGCTGCTGGCGAACGAGTAG
- a CDS encoding ABC transporter permease yields the protein MTTFLQGVFAVWRRELLVFRRESSRVVSSLVTPFMWLFLVGGGIGSAIDEAALFRGLNAVPAGLTYQQFIFPGIIGMSVLFGTVFYGLYIIQDRKFDVLKEVLVSPAPRVSIFVGKVVGGCTDAFVQAVLVLLIGLAIGFSFAGPAGVLLAMGFVVLIGVAFVSVGLTLGSFFESFEGFQVVISFLLFPAFFLSGALYPLGPDLPGWLHAVAVVNPLTYGVDGLRGALIGASRFPLWLDALVMGAFGIAMLAVGSRAFARMK from the coding sequence GTGACGACCTTCCTCCAGGGCGTCTTCGCCGTGTGGCGCCGCGAGCTTCTCGTGTTTCGCCGGGAGAGCAGCCGCGTCGTGTCGAGCCTCGTGACGCCGTTCATGTGGCTGTTCCTGGTGGGCGGCGGGATCGGAAGCGCCATCGACGAGGCGGCGCTCTTTCGCGGCTTGAACGCCGTTCCGGCGGGCCTCACGTACCAGCAGTTCATCTTCCCGGGCATCATCGGCATGAGCGTGCTCTTTGGCACGGTCTTCTACGGGCTGTACATCATCCAGGACCGCAAGTTCGACGTGCTGAAGGAGGTGCTCGTGAGCCCCGCGCCGCGCGTGTCGATCTTCGTGGGGAAGGTCGTGGGCGGGTGCACGGACGCCTTCGTGCAGGCGGTGCTCGTTCTCCTCATCGGCCTTGCGATCGGCTTCAGCTTCGCCGGGCCCGCGGGCGTTCTCTTGGCCATGGGCTTTGTGGTGCTCATCGGGGTGGCGTTTGTGAGCGTGGGCCTCACGCTTGGGAGCTTCTTCGAAAGCTTCGAGGGTTTCCAGGTCGTCATCAGCTTCCTCCTGTTTCCGGCGTTTTTCCTCTCGGGCGCGCTGTACCCGTTGGGCCCCGACCTTCCCGGTTGGTTGCACGCCGTCGCCGTCGTGAACCCGCTCACGTACGGCGTGGACGGCTTGCGAGGCGCTCTCATCGGCGCAAGCCGGTTCCCGCTGTGGCTGGACGCGCTTGTCATGGGCGCCTTCGGGATCGCGATGCTGGCGGTGGGCAGCCGGGCCTTCGCGCGCATGAAATAG
- a CDS encoding enoyl-CoA hydratase-related protein: MGGTVHANVHAGVATLTLDSAGRLNAFDVPMVSKLRERLESAAADPAARCVVLAGRGNAFCAGADLSSLPDASAGPAAFADLTLHFHAAIEAIVRMQKPVLAAVNGVAAGGGFSLALACDLRIGSETARLKAGYLTLGVVPDGGATWTLPRLAGPRAASILLLDEALDARAALSAGLLDRVVPVEAFTKEVESLAARLAAGPRHALGQTKRLLREGAAAAFEEQLSRERAAIVAAGRTAEFAEGLAAFREKRPPGFGSP, translated from the coding sequence ATGGGCGGAACCGTCCACGCCAACGTCCACGCCGGCGTCGCCACCCTCACGCTCGACAGCGCCGGCCGGCTCAACGCGTTTGACGTCCCGATGGTCTCGAAGCTGCGCGAGCGCCTGGAATCGGCCGCGGCCGATCCCGCGGCGCGGTGCGTCGTCCTCGCGGGCAGGGGGAACGCCTTTTGCGCGGGCGCCGACCTCTCGTCGCTCCCCGACGCGTCGGCCGGTCCCGCGGCCTTCGCCGACCTCACGCTCCACTTCCACGCGGCGATCGAGGCGATCGTGCGCATGCAGAAACCCGTCCTTGCCGCCGTGAACGGCGTGGCGGCCGGCGGGGGCTTCTCGCTCGCGCTCGCCTGCGACCTTCGCATCGGCTCGGAAACGGCGCGCCTCAAGGCCGGATACCTCACGCTTGGCGTCGTGCCCGACGGCGGCGCGACGTGGACGCTGCCGCGCCTGGCCGGCCCGCGCGCGGCCTCGATCCTCCTCCTCGATGAGGCGCTCGACGCCCGCGCGGCGCTTTCGGCGGGCCTCCTCGACCGGGTGGTGCCCGTCGAGGCCTTCACGAAGGAGGTGGAATCTTTGGCGGCGCGCCTTGCCGCGGGACCGCGGCACGCGCTGGGCCAGACCAAGCGGCTTCTTCGCGAGGGAGCCGCCGCGGCGTTCGAAGAGCAGCTTTCGCGCGAGCGCGCCGCCATCGTCGCCGCGGGCCGCACGGCCGAGTTCGCCGAGGGTTTGGCCGCGTTCCGAGAGAAGCGGCCACCCGGATTCGGGAGCCCTTGA
- a CDS encoding 30S ribosomal protein S11, producing MTPDETTPPAPATPAAEGEAPVTAAPAAPAPGGKWGIAHIFASYNNILITVTDVTGAETIAKCTGGMVVKAAKDEGGPYAAMKAAERVAEAAREKGIDSLHIKVRAPGGHRQKSPGPGAQAAIRALARAGVRIGRIEDVTPVPHDGTRKKGGRRGRRV from the coding sequence ATGACGCCCGACGAGACGACACCGCCCGCGCCCGCGACGCCCGCGGCCGAAGGCGAGGCTCCCGTGACCGCCGCGCCGGCTGCGCCAGCGCCCGGCGGCAAGTGGGGCATCGCGCACATCTTCGCGAGCTACAACAACATCCTCATCACCGTCACGGACGTGACGGGCGCCGAGACGATCGCCAAGTGCACGGGCGGCATGGTCGTGAAGGCGGCCAAGGACGAGGGCGGCCCGTACGCTGCGATGAAGGCCGCCGAGCGCGTGGCGGAGGCCGCGCGCGAGAAGGGCATCGACAGCCTGCACATCAAGGTCCGCGCGCCCGGCGGCCACCGCCAGAAGAGCCCCGGGCCCGGCGCGCAAGCGGCGATCCGGGCCTTGGCGCGCGCCGGCGTGCGCATCGGCCGCATCGAGGACGTGACCCCGGTTCCCCACGACGGCACGCGCAAGAAGGGCGGCCGCCGCGGACGACGGGTGTGA
- a CDS encoding DNA-directed RNA polymerase subunit D — MVLLQMRSATETSLTMVVEGVDAAFMNALRRTLLSDVPKLAIDEVTVYDNTSALFDETLGHRLGLLPIPTDLAILNFRESCTCKGEGCPSCTVLYTLSKEGPCTVYSGDLSPTDRKWAVRDDRIPLVKLLPGQRVMLEATAVLGTAQTHAKWQVASAVGYRNYPEIELLSPECPEGGACARLAPHVFGYENEKVVLKNAEAYKFAPDTLDACKDHLRVKLRDDKWLLLVETDGSLSAREAIVRAVGLLKEKLKATETAAPDLAAAPAAAK, encoded by the coding sequence ATGGTCTTGCTGCAGATGCGGAGCGCTACGGAGACGAGCCTCACGATGGTCGTCGAGGGCGTCGACGCCGCGTTCATGAACGCGCTGCGCCGCACGCTCCTCTCGGACGTGCCCAAGCTTGCCATCGACGAGGTCACGGTCTACGACAACACGTCGGCCCTCTTCGACGAGACGCTTGGCCACCGCCTGGGCCTCCTGCCCATCCCGACCGACCTTGCGATCCTGAACTTCCGCGAGTCGTGCACGTGCAAGGGCGAAGGCTGCCCGAGCTGCACGGTGCTCTACACGCTGAGCAAGGAGGGTCCCTGCACGGTGTACTCGGGCGATCTCTCGCCCACGGACCGCAAGTGGGCCGTGCGCGACGACCGCATTCCGCTCGTGAAGCTCCTTCCGGGGCAGCGCGTCATGCTCGAGGCCACGGCCGTGCTGGGAACCGCCCAAACGCACGCCAAGTGGCAGGTCGCAAGCGCGGTGGGCTACCGCAACTACCCAGAGATCGAGCTTCTCTCGCCCGAGTGTCCCGAGGGAGGCGCGTGCGCGCGCCTGGCGCCGCACGTGTTCGGCTACGAGAACGAAAAGGTCGTCCTCAAGAACGCCGAGGCGTACAAGTTCGCCCCCGACACGCTCGACGCCTGCAAGGACCACCTGCGCGTGAAGCTGCGCGACGACAAGTGGCTCCTGCTCGTGGAGACCGACGGCAGCCTTTCGGCCCGGGAGGCCATCGTGCGCGCCGTGGGTCTTCTCAAGGAGAAGCTCAAGGCGACGGAGACGGCCGCACCCGATCTTGCCGCCGCCCCCGCCGCCGCGAAGTAG
- a CDS encoding ATP-binding cassette domain-containing protein, with the protein MAPIIVTRGLRKEYKTKSGTVVAVEGIDLDVEAGEVFGLLGPNGAGKTTTIQMLATIVRPSAGSASVAGHDIRTAPARVRQACGIVFQEPTLDSILTARENLQLHARLYGVPPRVFEERIEELLGVVELSARADDLVKTFSGGMKRRLEIARGILHHPKVLFLDEPTLGLDPQSRQRVWEYIRAMREREGTTIILTTHYMEEADALCDRIGIIDRGRVAALDAPRRLKAALGGDIVRLSMGGRVEGFETLPFVKKVEWQDGTALLTVERASEHLAEILAHARGVKSVEVRVPTLEDVFLTHTGRDLREETPDDAEAAAMASLTNQGR; encoded by the coding sequence ATGGCGCCCATCATCGTGACCCGCGGGCTTCGCAAGGAGTACAAGACGAAGTCGGGCACGGTGGTCGCCGTCGAGGGCATCGATCTCGACGTCGAGGCTGGCGAGGTGTTCGGCCTTTTGGGCCCAAACGGGGCGGGCAAGACGACGACGATCCAGATGCTCGCGACGATCGTGCGCCCAAGCGCGGGCTCGGCGAGCGTGGCCGGGCACGACATCCGGACGGCGCCGGCGAGGGTGCGCCAGGCGTGCGGCATCGTCTTCCAGGAGCCGACGCTCGATTCGATCCTCACGGCGCGCGAGAACCTGCAGCTGCACGCGCGCCTGTACGGCGTTCCGCCGCGCGTGTTCGAGGAGCGGATCGAGGAGCTCCTCGGGGTGGTCGAGCTTTCGGCGCGCGCGGACGATCTCGTGAAGACGTTCTCGGGCGGCATGAAGCGGCGTCTCGAGATCGCGCGCGGCATCCTCCACCACCCCAAGGTGCTCTTCCTCGACGAGCCCACGCTTGGGCTCGATCCGCAGAGCCGCCAGCGGGTGTGGGAGTACATCCGCGCCATGCGGGAGCGCGAGGGCACGACGATCATCCTCACGACGCACTACATGGAGGAGGCCGACGCGCTGTGCGACCGCATCGGCATCATCGACCGCGGGCGCGTGGCCGCGCTCGACGCGCCGCGCCGGCTGAAGGCGGCGCTTGGCGGCGACATCGTGCGGCTCTCGATGGGCGGGCGCGTCGAGGGCTTCGAGACGCTTCCGTTCGTGAAGAAGGTGGAGTGGCAGGACGGGACGGCGCTTCTTACGGTGGAGCGCGCAAGCGAGCATCTGGCCGAAATTCTCGCGCACGCGCGCGGCGTGAAGAGCGTGGAGGTGCGCGTGCCCACGCTTGAGGACGTGTTCCTCACGCACACGGGTCGCGACCTTCGCGAGGAGACGCCCGACGACGCGGAGGCCGCGGCGATGGCGTCGCTTACGAACCAGGGGCGGTGA